TGAGCGGACCGCCCGAAGATTGGTGCGTCGGCATCGCGGCCGCAAAATCGCCGGTGTGTGTGAAGGTTTCGGTCACTACTTCGGAATTGATCCGACCATTGTCCGCGTAATCTGGTTGGCGTTGGCGCTCGTCGGCGGAGCCGGATTGCTACTCTATCTCATTCTGTGGATTGCCATGCCTTTGGAAGAATAGCCCGGTTTATGCTAAATCACATCCGAAATTTTTGTATCGTTGCTCATATAGATCACGGCAAATCCACGCTGGCCGATCGGCTGCTTGAGCTTACGCGAACGCTGGATTCTCGGCAGATGCGCATGCAGGTTCTCGACTCGATGGATCTCGAGCAGGAACGCGGCATCACGATCAAGATGCATCCGATCACGATGATCTATGTGCGGCCGAATGGTCAAGAATACCTTTTGAATCTGATTGATACGCCGGGTCACGTGGACTTCACGTATGAAGTATCGAGAAGCCTCAAAGCCTGTGAAGGCGCGCTGCTGGTCGTGGACGCAACCCAGGGACTCGAAGCGCAGACGCTGTCGAACCTGTATCTGGCCCTCGACGCCGGACTCGAGGTAATTCCGGTTCTCAACAAGATTGACCTTGCCGTCGCCCGCGTGGATGAAGTGACGCATCAGATATGCGATCTGATGGGCGTTAGCGAGGACGAAGTGTTGAAGGTGAGCGCCAAGACCGGTCAGAACGTAGACACGGTTCTGGAAGCGGTGGTCGAGCGGGTCCCCCCGCCCCGCGGGG
The bacterium genome window above contains:
- a CDS encoding PspC domain-containing protein, with the protein product MALGLSFLPFFWRTPDWRIAGPIVIIALGVGLLLWRRDRDAKKSSRQTDSGGKDSAADPSGAFAGERTARRLVRRHRGRKIAGVCEGFGHYFGIDPTIVRVIWLALALVGGAGLLLYLILWIAMPLEE
- a CDS encoding GTP-binding protein encodes the protein MLNHIRNFCIVAHIDHGKSTLADRLLELTRTLDSRQMRMQVLDSMDLEQERGITIKMHPITMIYVRPNGQEYLLNLIDTPGHVDFTYEVSRSLKACEGALLVVDATQGLEAQTLSNLYLALDAGLEVIPVLNKIDLAVARVDEVTHQICDLMGVSEDEVLKVSAKTGQNVDTVLEAVVERVPPPRGDADAELRALIFDSLYESYRGAIAHVRVVDGMIRAGTRIRFAASGKDFDVGEVGILRLAQIPRDSLQAGDVGYVITGCRDVSEIRVGDTLLDADRPSTEPLPGYREVKPMVFAGFYPADTKDYELLRDSLAKLRL